The following nucleotide sequence is from Chiloscyllium plagiosum isolate BGI_BamShark_2017 unplaced genomic scaffold, ASM401019v2 scaf_10316, whole genome shotgun sequence.
actggagatggagacagagagaccCAGGAAGGAGAGGAAGGTGTCTGGGATGGTCCAGGTGGACacgaggtcggggtggaaggtgttggtgaagttgatgaactgctcaacctcctcatgggagcacgaggtggcactgatgcaggcaccgatgtagcggaggaagaggtggggagtggtgccggtgaagctgtggaagatggactgttctgcgtagctgacaaagagacaggcatagctggggcccatacgggtgcccatggctacccctttggtctggaggaagtgggaggattgggagGAGAAGtcgttgagggtgaggaccagtcgAGGCAGTGTGTCAGTGGAAAGGTACAGGTTGGGtcagcgggagaggaagaaacggagggctgggaggccctggtcatggcggatggaggtgtagagggtttggatatccatggtgaagatgaggcgttggaggCCGGAGGAGGTGGGGGACGTGGGCGGTgtctcaaatgtatgtggggagataCTGGacgaagggggacaggacggtatTGAGATATGAGACGATAACTTCGGTAGGGAAGGAGCAGGCAGAGACCGGGGCAGTCAGTTTTGTGAAGTTTAAGCTGGAGCCAGGCGGTGCAGAGTTCCCGGACTATGGAAGCTGAAGATGGGAGatatcctgaggtgatgaggttgtggatggtctgggagatgatggtttggtgagggGAGGTGAGGTGTGGTTGAGGGGGGAagtaggaggaggtgttgttTCTGACCTATGACCTTCCCAGCTCCCTTTcccccccaacccaacccaacccgcaccctcctatttatctctcagcccccgtcCCCCtcccgcattcctgatgaagggcttatgcccgaaacgttgattctcctgctcctcggatgctgcctgacctgctgtgcttttccagcaccacactctcgtctctgaCCTCCGACATCTGGAGTCCACACTTCCTCCGAATTCTGAGTGGGTGCAAGTTTGCAAGGGCCTCACTGGAGGGTGGGTATCCCTCGCCCTTTGTCACAGTGACATGTTCTCTAGCCAATGGGAAGCTGGGTCTGGAAGCTGGCTGTCCAATCAGATCCTATCCTGCTTAAGGGAGATAGgggacaaaataaaaatgaagatgCTGGGGTTCAAAATGGACAGGCAGGCtcgaagaagggttatacccgaaacattgacttatccacctcctgatgctgcctggcttgctgagttcctccagcctcctgcctctctATTGATGGAGGCCGGAGGCTGCTGTAGTGGGGAACTAACTGAGAGGGAATTTCAACACAGAGACGCAGTTAATAACAAGCGTTTTAACGTTTTGAATGAAAACCAGCCACTttttgtgtgtgagtgcgtgtgcgacagtgtgtgtgagaaaatGTACGTGGTGTGTATATACGCTCATGTGCGAGTATGTGTGTGCATCTGAGGGCTTGCTTGTGTACGCAAGTGTGAACGTGTGTGACTGTAAGTGTGTGCTTATGTGAGCGTGTGTATGCAAGTGTTTGTGTTTACGTACCTGCGTGTGTGCTAATGTGCGTATGTGCACACATCTGAGTGAACACATGTTTGAGTGGGTATCAATTtgtgtgtcgagagtgtggtgctggaaaagcacagcaggtcaggcagcatccgaNNNNNNNNNNNNNNNNNNNNNNNNNNNNNNNNNNNNNNNNNNNNNNNNNNNNNNNNNNNNNNNNNNNNNNNNNNNNNNNNNNNNNNNNNNNNNNNNNNNNNNNNNNNNNNNNNNNNNNNNNNNNNNNNNNNNNNNNNNNNNNNNNNNNNNNNNNNNNNNNNNNNNNNNNNNNNNNNNNNNNNNNNNNNNNNNNNNNNNNNNNNNNNNNNNNNNNNNNNNNNNNNNNNNNNNNNNNNNNNNNNNNNNNNNNNNNNNNNNNNNNNNNNNNNNNNNNNNNNNNNNNNNNNNNNNNNNNNNNNNNNNNNNNNNNNNNNNNNNNNNNNNNNNNNNNNNNNNNNNNNNNNNNNNNNNNNNNNNNNNNNNNNNNNNNNNNNNNNNNNNNNNNNNNNNNNNNNNNNNNNNNNNNNNNNNNNNNNNNNNNNNNNNNNNNNNNNNNNNNNNNNNNNNNNNNNNNNNNNNNNNNNNNNNNNNNNNNNNNNNNNNNNNNNNNNNNNNNNNNNNNNNNNNNNNNNNNNNNNNNNNNNNNNNNNNNNNNNNNNNNNNNNNNNNNNNNNNNNNNNNNNNNNNNNNNNNNNNNNNNNNNNNNNNNNNNNNNNNNNNNNNNNNNNNNNNNNNNNNNNNNNNNNNNNNNNNNNNNNNNNNNNNNNNNNNNNNNNNNNNNNNNNNNNNNNNNNNNNNNNNNNNNNNNNNNNNNNNNNNNNNNNNNNNNNNNNNNNNNNNNNNNNNNNNNNNNNNNNNNNNNNNNNNNNNNNNNNNNNNNNNNNNNNNNNNNNNNNNNNNNNNNNNNNNNNNNNNNNNNNNNNNNNNNNNNNNNNNNNNNNNNNNNNNNNNNNNNNNNNNNNNNNNNNNNNNNNNNNNNNNNNNNNNNNNNNNNNNNNNNNNNNNNNNNNNNNNNNNNNNNNNNNNNNNNNNNNNNNNNNNNNNNNNNNNNNNNNNNNNNNNNNNNNNNNNNNNNNNNNNNNNNNNNNNNNNNNNNNNNNNNNNNNNNNNNNNNNNNNNNNNNNNNNNNNNNNNNNNNNNNNNNNNNNNNNNNNNNNNNNNNNNNNNNNNNNNNNNNNNNNNNNNNNNNNNNNNNNNNNNNNNNNNNNNNNNNNNNNNNNNNNNNNNNNNNNNNNNNNNNNNNNNNNNNNNNNNNNNNNNNNNNNNNNNNNNNNNNNNNNNNNNNNNNNNNNNNNNNNNNNNNNNNNNNNNNNNNNNNNNNNNNNNNNNNNNNNNNNNNNNNNNNNNNNNNNNNNNNNNNNNNNNNNNNNNNNNNNNNNNNNNNNNNNNNNNNNNNNNNNNNNNNNNNNNNNNNNNNNNNNNNNNNNNNNNNNNNNNNNNNNNNNNNNNNNNNNNNNNNNNNNNNNNNNNNNNNNNNNNNNNNNNNNNNNNNNNNNNNNNNNNNNNNNNNNNNNNNNNNNNNNNNNNNNNNNNNNNNNNNNNNNNNNNNNNNNNNNNNNNNNNNNNNNNNNNNNNNNNNNNNNNNNNNNNNNNNNNNNNNNNNNNNNNNNNNNNNNNNNNNNNNNNNNNNNNNNNNNNNNNNNNNNNNNNNNNNNNNNNNNNNNNNNNNNNNNNNNNNNNNNNNNNNNNNNNNNNNNNNNNNNNNNNNNNNNNNNNNNNNNNNNNNNNNNNNNNNNNNNNNNNNNNNNNNNNNNNNNNNNNNNNNNNNNNNNNNNNNNNNNNNNNNNNNNNNNNNNNNNNNNNNNNNNNNNNNNNNNNNNNNNNNNNNNNNNNNNNNNNNNNNNNNNNNNNNNNNNNNNNNNNNNNNNNNNNNNNNNNNNNNNNNNNNNNNNNNNNNNNNNNNNNNNNNNNNNNNNNNNNNNNNNNNNNNNNNNNNNNNNNNNNNNNNNNNNNNNNNNNNNNNNNNNNNNNNNNNNNNNNNNNNNNNNNNNNNNNNNNNNNNNNNNNNNNNNNNNNNNNNNNNNNNNNNNNNNNNNNNNNNNNNNNNNNNNNNNNNNNNNNNNNNNNNNNNNNNNNNNNNNNNNNNNNNNNNNNNNNNNNNNNNNNNNNNNNNNNNNNNNNNNNNNNNNNNNNNNNNNNNNNNNNNNNNNNNNNNNNNNNNNNNNNNNNNNNNNNNNNNNNNNNNNNNNNNNNNNNNNNNNNNNNNNNNNNNNNNNNNNNNNNNNNNNNNNNNNNNNNNNNNNNNNNNNNNNNNNNNNNNNNNNNNNNNNNNNNNNNNNNNNNNNNNNNNNNNNNNNNNNNNNNNNNNNNNNNNNNNNNNNNNNNNNNNNNNNNNNNNNNNNNNNNNNNNNNNNNNNNNNNNNNNNNNNNNNNNNNNNNNNNNNNNNNNNNNNNNNNNNNNNNNNNNNNNNNNNNNNNNNNNNNNNNNNNNNNNNNNNNNNNNNNNNNNNNNNNNNNNNNNNNNNNNNNNNNNNNNNNNNNNNNNNNNNNNNNNNNNNNNNNNNNNNNNNNNNNNNNNNNNNNNNNNNNNNNNNNNNNNNNNNNNNNNNNNNNNNNNNNNNNNNNNNNNNNNNNNNNNNNNNNNNNNNNNNNNNNNNNNNNNNNNNNNNNNNNNNNNNNNNNNNNNNNNNNNNNNNNNNNNNNNNNNNNNNNNNNNNNNNNNNNNNNNNNNNNNNNNNNNNNNNNNNNNNNNNNNNNNNNNNNNNNNNNNNNNNNNNNNNNNNNNNNNNNNNNNNNNNNNNNNNNNNNNNNNNNNNNNNNNNNNNNNNNNNNNNNNNNNNNNNNNNNNNNNNNNNNNNNNNNNNNNNNNNNNNNNNNNNNNNNNNNNNNNNNNNNNNNNNNNNNNNNNNNNNNNNNNNNNNNNNNNNNNNNNNNNNNNNNNNNNNNNNNNNNNNNNNNNNNNNNNNNNNNNNNNNNNNNNNNNNNNNNNNNNNNNNNNNNNNNNNNNNNNNNNNNNNNNNNNNNNNNNNNNNNNNNNNNNNNNNNNNNNNNNNNNNNNNNNNNNNNNNNNNNNNNNNNNNNNNNNNNNNNNNNNNNNNNNNNNNNNNNNNNNNNNNNNNNNNNNNNNNNNNNNNNNNNNNNNNNNNNNNNNNNNNNNNNNNNNNNNNNNNNNNNNNNNNNNNNNNNNNNNNNNNNNNNNNNNNNNNNNNNNNNNNNNNNNNNNNNNNNNNNNNNNNNNNNNNNNNNNNNNNNNNNNNNNNNNNNNNNNNNNNNNNNNNNNNNNNNNNNNNNNNNNNNNNNNNNNNNNNNNNNNNNNNNNNNNNNNNNNNNNNNNNNNNNNNNNNNNNNNNNNNNNNNNNNNNNNNNNNNNNNNNNNNNNNNNNNNNNNNNNNNNNNNNNNNNNNNNNNNNNNNNNNNNNNNNNNNNNNNNNNNNNNNNNNNNNNNNNNNNNNNNNNNNNNNNNNNNNNNNNNNNNNNNNNNNNNNNNNNNNNNNNNNNNNNNNNNNNNNNNNNNNNNNNNNNNNNNNNNNNNNNNNNNNNNNNNNNNNNNNNNNNNNNNNNNNNNNNNNNNNNNNNNNNNNNNNNNNNNNNNNNNNNNNNNNNNNNNNNNNNNNNNNNNNNNNNNNNNNNNNNNNNNNNNNNNNNNNNNNNNNNNNNNNNNNNNNNNNNNNNNNNNNNNNNNNNNNNNNNNNNNNNNNNNNNNNNNNNNNNNNNNNNNNNNNNNNNNNNNNNNNNNNNNNNNNNNNNNNNNNNNNNNNNNNNNNNNNNNNNNNNNNNNNNNNNNNNNNNNNNNNNNNNNNNNNNNNNNNNNNNNNNNNNNNNNNNNNNNNNNNNNNNNNNNNNNNNNNNNNNNNNNNNNNNNNNNNNNNNNNNNNNNNNNNNNNNNNNNNNNNNNNNNNNNNNNNNNNNNNNNNNNNNNNNNNNNNNNNNNNNNNNNNNNNNNNNNNNNNNNNNNNNNNNNNNNNNNNNNNNNNNNNNNNNNNNNNNNNNNNNNNNNNNNNNNNNNNNNNNNNNNNNNNNNNNNNNNNNNNNNNNNNNNNNNNNNNNNNNNNNNNNNNNNNNNNNNNNNNNNNNNNNNNNNNNNNNNNNNNNNNNNNNNNNNNNNNNNNNNNNNNNNNNNNNNNNNNNNNNNNNNNNNNNNNNNNNNNNNNNNNNNNNNNNNNNNNNNNNNNNNNNNNNNNNNNNNNNNNNNNNNNNNNNNNNNNNNNNNNNNNNNNNNNNNNNNNNNNNNNNNNNNNNNNNNNNNNNNNNNNNNNNNNNNNNNNNNNNNNNNNNNNNNNNNNNNNNNNNNNNNNNNNNNNNNNNNNNNNNNNNNNNNNNNNNNNNNNNNNNNNNNNNNNNNNNNNNNNNNNNNNNNNNNNNNNNNNNNNNNNNNNNNNNNNNNNNNNNNNNNNNNNNNNNNNNNNNNNNNNNNNNNNNNNNNNNNNNNNNNNNNNNNNNNNNNNNNNNNNNNNNNNNNNNNNNNNNNNNNNNNNNNNNNNNNNNNNNNNNNNNNNNNNNNNNNNNNNNNNNNNNNNNNNNNNNNNNNNNNNNNNNNNNNNNNNNNNNNNNNNNNNNNNNNNNNNNNNNNNNNNNNNNNNNNNNNNNNNNNNNNNNNNNNNNNNNNNNNNNNNNNNNNNNNNNNNNNNNNNNNNNNNNNNNNNNNNNNNNNNNNNNNNNNNNNNNNNNNNNNNNNNNNNNNNNNNNNNNNNNNNNNNNNNNNNNNNNNNNNNNNNNNNNNNNNNNNNNNNNNNNNNNNNNNNNNNNNNNNNNNNNNNNNNNNNNNNNNNNNNNNNNNNNNNNNNNNNNNNNNNNNNNNNNNNNNNNNNNNNNNNNNNNNNNNNNNNNNNNNNNNNNNNNNNNNNNNNNNNNNNNNNNNNNNNNNNNNNNNNNNNNNNNNNNNNNNNNNNNNNNNNNNNNNNNNNNNNNNNNNNNNNNNNNNNNNNNNNNNNNNNNNNNNNNNNNNNNNNNNNNNNNNNNNNNNNNNNNNNNNNNNNNctgtgtgaaaaagttgccacttaggtctcttttatatctttcccctctcaccctaaacctatgccctctcgttctggactccccggccccagggaaaagaccttgtctatttatcctatccacgcccctcataattttgtaaNNNNNNNNNNNNNNNNNNNNNNNNNNNNNNNNNNNNNNNNNNNNNNNNNNNNNNNNNNNNNNNNNNNNNNNNNNNNNNNNNNNNNNNNNNNNNNNNNNNNNNNNNNNNNNNNNNNNNNNNNNNNNNNNNNNNNNNNNNNNNNNNNNNNNNNNNNNNNNNNNNNNNNNNNcaacatccttgtaaatcttttctgatagcTATCTTGCGTGAAGGATTGGGctgaattcacaactctctgtatgtTCAATATAAGTAATGTATGATATATCCTATATATTCTCTTGTGGTATAGAAATGCTACAAAATGTAACTCCCATTCTTGGCCTCATTCCCAACCGCCCCCAAACCCATTCCAGTTCAAACCACATTGCCAATCTCCATCACCAATCCCTACCCGATGTGACCCCTCAGAATCCGTGCTGCCAGTTAGGACCAGTTGGCTGTTGGTGCAGTACCTGCTCCTCCTGTAGCTGTTGGTATTTTTTGGTTTTACTCTGCTTGTAGTAATCCATGATCATCATGGCCGCATAGATTTTCCCGATTGTAAGGTCAGTGGCTGGAGAAGAGAAAGGGGCTGGGTTACTCCTGAGATTTCTCATACACATATACActgtaattgaattgaattaggtctatcgtcacatgtactcacacgaGTACACTGAAAAGTTTTACAAGTCGCTGcatatggcgccatcttaggtacaaggtacctaggtacagattcttcagcacAAGTTCTTAGgaaaaaaaatttagaaaaataaagtagTAAAAAGTTTGGAGTAACAGTCCTTCCACaatgatataattttaaaaattaaaagagaatttaagactgagaaatcAGAGGTAAATTATAAAATCGCTGCCATATTATATTGAGCAGGGAACATTCATCGGTCACTTAGTCTATAAGTGAGCTACTCAAGGCAGATCTGTAGCCCAATATCTGGTAATTGTTGAAACTGTCAGCCAAAGCCATGGGCAGGAGAAGGGATGAAATCTGGAGTGCCTTATGGATTCCAAGGTCGGAAGAGCATCAGGCTGGATCAAGGAGTTTGAGATCAGGAGAGGAGACTCATCATAAAGGGGTCATTTTTGCAGCActttggagaatcagtgtggacttgttgggctgaacggcctgtttccacactatagatgTTCAATGACATTCCATGGAATTTTAAATGAGCTTTTCGGATGCATTTAAGAAAGTTATGGTCTAGGAAAAGCGATGTTTCACTTACGCATGTGGATTGGAACCAGGAGGTCTAAGGTCTTCTGAGGGAGATGAGGCCAAATAGTCATAATCTCCTTTCGTAACTCTGCATCTAACTGCTGCTTATCAGCTCCACCTGAAAGACGGGTTTATTCAAGAACAGCATTATAATGTGTATCTCAAAGTAACCCAACCCTACAAAGACAGCTcacagtgtacagatatctccctgagagacagagcgagagagagaggagcgAGGACTGAGAGACACAGTCCATGTTACTAGCTCAGTATCTCCATGTTACACTGCAGTTaccagcggtgttccgcaagggtctgttttgggaccattgctgtttgtcatttttataaatgacctggaggaggggctagaaggttgggtgagcaagtttgcggatgatacgaaagtcagtggagttgttgacagtgaggaaggatgtatcAGNNNNNNNNNNNNNNNNNNNNNNNNNNNNNNNNNNNNNNNNNNNNNNNNNNNNNNNNNNNNNNNNNNNNNNNNNNNNNNNNNNNNNNNNNNNNNNNNNNNNNNNNNNNNNNNNNNNNNNNNNNNNNNNNNNNNNNNNNNNNNNNNNNNNNNNNNNNNNNNNNNNNNNNNNNNNNNNNNNNNNNNNNNNNNNNNNNNNNNNNNNNNNNNNNNNNNNNNNNNNNNNNNNNNNNNNNNNNNNNNNNNNNNNNNNNNNNNNNNNNNNNNNNNNNNNNNNNNNNNNNNNNNNNNNNNNNNNNNNNNNNNNNNNNNNNNNNNNNNNNNNNNNNNNNNNNNNNNNNNNNNNNNNNNNNNNNNNNNNNNNNNNNNNNNNNNNNNNNNNNNNNNNNNNNNNNNNNNNNNNNNNNNNNNNNNNNNNNNNNNNNNNNNNNNNNNNNNNNNNNNNNNNNNNNNNNNNNNttatgggcatttaagcgggcgttggataggcatatggaggatagtgggctagtgtaggttaggtgggcttggatcggcgcaacatcgagggccgaagggcctgtactgcgctgtattcttctatgttctatgtacagatAGCTCCCTGAGAGACAGACGGGGAGCTGAAAGACAGCAGTCTGCGTACACATCTCTCCCTGAGTGAGGGAGGGTGGTGAGATGCATTATTTGTGTACAATTGTCTTCCTTAGAGCTGGAGACTGAGCTCAGTATCTCTCTTATGACAGATTATGAATGTGCCAAGTAATATGACAGGAAGGCTGTCATAATTTCCTGGATAGTTAGCTTTCTGTCTGGCTGTCTCTCTTCTTAAACAAGACagtccttaaaacctaccttatTAACGAAGGTCAGTTCCTCTGATATGTTGCTCAGGCCACATTTTGTGTGGTGATCACTCCTGTGAGACATCTTGGCATCTTTTACTACAATGAAGACACTACAGAAGTGGGAGCCAGTGGTTTTAATCAGGTCCCAAAAGAGAAAGTATGTGTCCTGTTTGGTGTGGCACCAACACTCGAGATCCCTCTTACCTTTCGCAAGCTTGATGTGAAGTGCTGTCCTGATTAGGCCCATGAGGGTAGAAGTGAAATGAACAGTCTTGTCTTCACTCACAGGCATGTTCATCAATACCAGCCTCTATAAAGGACAGGGGATAACAAGTCACAGCCACATCCAGTAAGGCCTCCTTTCCAGAGATTAGAGGGACTGGAACCTAGTTACACTCTTCACAGCAGCTCCAGTCATAGTGATGGGTGTGTGGGGTGCGCGTGTGTGCTGCAATGTTCCCCCACACCCTCCCACCACCCTGATGCCCCCTTCCCCTTACacaacctccccctcccccagttcCTCCATTCGCTGCACCTTCCTCCCACTGAGGATGGAAAGCGAGTTGTTTAAGGTAGCCCGTTGAAGTTGCCAACTCTGACTGGGTGCACTCCTGGACGTTACAGCACAGAAGCTGCCCACAGACTCTTGCCCATTGGCTGCCCAGCCGGTCCATCGTGTGACTGAGCCACCTTCACATTGCTCATTGGAAGGAGACCCATCTTGACATTATTGGACAATTCATGACTGGTCGCCGAGCCATCTTTTTGATTCTACCTCCAGTAGCTCTTTTttgcaaacaaaaagaaattgtgagaaaatgcaaaacaaacaCTACTTTAATTTCGTAGCCAGATGATTTGTTTCCCTTTTTCCTGCATTGTCTGGGGCGAGGAATCTTTTAATTCCTGTGCGCTCCAGGGGAAATTCGGCAGACTTGGCAACCACAGAGGATACCAAACAAACAGCAACAGGCAAGGTCACCCCCGTTCTGAAATGGTGCCTAAATCCAGGACGTCCCCACCACCTGCCATAACCTTCTCAATTATTTCGgcaatttggtgtcatctcccCATCAAATGGGAACATCTAACACAACACTCGCAGAATGAAAACACACTGCACTCTCACTGCTTTTGGACTAGAAGCATTGACTGGGGGGTGACAAGCGAgctgtgatctctctctctgcccgaAGTGATCGATGATCCATTTTTGTCAGGAGGCTTCCAGCTGACACCAAGGTTTACTGGGTGGTTAACACTGTAGAAGCCAGTTGTAGGTTACAGCAAGAGACAGATGGGCTGACCAGTGGCAGATGAGGGCAGATAgtccctgatgagtgcaagatgaggcattttggaagaaggaacaagatgagggaatatttaatgaatggcagggccctgggtaGCTCAGagaagcagagggatcttggggtaattattcacagatccttgaagtCAGCAAAGCCCATGAGTAGGATAGTAAAAAGaggcatatagagtcatacagtcatgtacagcataaaaacacaaacccttcggtccaatgctgaccggatatcctaaattaatctagccccatttgccagcatttggcccatatccccctgaaccctttcaattcttatacccatccagatgctttttacgtgttgtaatggtaccagtctccactaccacccctcattccatacatgcaccaccctctgtgtgaaaacgttgccccttaggtcccttttaaatcttccccctctcaccttaaacctatgccttctacctttggactcccccaccctagggaaaagaccttggctgttcaccttattcaatgcccctcatacttttataaacctctataagatcacccctcaacctccaatgctccagagaaaatagccacagcctattcagcctcttcctatagctcaaaccctccaatcctggcaacatccttgtaaatctcttctgaaccctttcaagtttcacaatatccttcctacagcagggagaccagaattgaatgcagtattctaaaagtggcctaaccaatgtcctgtacagccgcaacatgacctcccaactcttatatacAATGCaatgagcaataaaggaaagcatacccaaacgtcttcttcactatcctatctatctgtgactccactttcaaggaactatgaacctgcgctccaaggtctctttgttcagcaacacttcccaggaccttaatattaagtgtataagtcctgccctggtttgccgttccaaaatgcagcacctcacatttatctaaatcaaactccatctgccactccttgacccatctgatcaagatccccttgtactctgaggtaaccttcttcgctgtccactatacctccaaacttactagccatacctcccatgttcacatccacatcacttgtacaacaaaaagcagtggatccagcatcaatccttgcg
It contains:
- the LOC122546864 gene encoding probable voltage-dependent R-type calcium channel subunit alpha-1E, translated to MNMPVSEDKTVHFTSTLMGLIRTALHIKLAKGGADKQQLDAELRKEIMTIWPHLPQKTLDLLVPIHMPTDLTIGKIYAAMMIMDYYKQSKTKKYQQLQEEQ